A genomic stretch from Nerophis ophidion isolate RoL-2023_Sa linkage group LG14, RoL_Noph_v1.0, whole genome shotgun sequence includes:
- the mpz gene encoding myelin protein P0 isoform X3, which yields MLTLVALASLVVLGIVPEKSEAIVIYTGWERHALVGSDVRLSCSFFSWRWTSEDVTFSWTYRPDGSRDSISVFHYTGGVAYVDNKGPFRDRLEFVGDPSRRDGSILLKNLDFADNGTFTCDAKNPPDIVGRPSSVRLLVFEKVPIQAGVITGSIIGAVLGLLVLIVVIYYLMRFLVARRVFSLNVSKHGKKKKEGSQQRQIKV from the exons ATGCTGACCCTGGTGGCGCTGGCCTCGCTCGTCGTCCTGGGAATAG TGCCCGAAAAGTCTGAGGCCATCGTGATCTACACGGGCTGGGAGCGCCACGCCCTGGTGGGCTCGGACGTGCGGCTCTCCTGCTCCTTCTTTTCCTGGCGCTGGACCTCTGAGGACGTCACCTTCTCCTGGACGTACAGGCCTGACGGCTCGCGGGACAGCATCTCT GTGTTCCACTACACCGGGGGTGTGGCCTACGTGGATAACAAAGGCCCCTTCAGGGACCGCCTGGAATTCGTGGGCGACCCCAGCCGCCGCGACGGCTCCATCCTGCTAAAGAACTTGGACTTCGCCGACAATGGAACCTTCACGTGCGACGCCAAGAACCCTCCCGACATCGTGGGCCGACCTTCCAGCGTGCGCCTGCTGGTGTTCGAAAAGG TGCCCATCCAGGCGGGCGTGATCACGGGCTCCATCATCGGGGCGGTGCTGGGCCTGCTGGTGCTCATCGTGGTCATCTACTACCTGATGCGCTTCCTGGTGGCGCGCCGCGTCTTCAGCCTCAACGTCAG CAAACATGGCAAGAAAAAGAAGGAGGGATCACAGCAGAGACAG
- the mpz gene encoding myelin protein P0 isoform X2, translating to MLTLVALASLVVLGIVPEKSEAIVIYTGWERHALVGSDVRLSCSFFSWRWTSEDVTFSWTYRPDGSRDSISVFHYTGGVAYVDNKGPFRDRLEFVGDPSRRDGSILLKNLDFADNGTFTCDAKNPPDIVGRPSSVRLLVFEKVPIQAGVITGSIIGAVLGLLVLIVVIYYLMRFLVARRVFSLNVSKHGKKKKEGSQQRQLWTPPPLTLAPRP from the exons ATGCTGACCCTGGTGGCGCTGGCCTCGCTCGTCGTCCTGGGAATAG TGCCCGAAAAGTCTGAGGCCATCGTGATCTACACGGGCTGGGAGCGCCACGCCCTGGTGGGCTCGGACGTGCGGCTCTCCTGCTCCTTCTTTTCCTGGCGCTGGACCTCTGAGGACGTCACCTTCTCCTGGACGTACAGGCCTGACGGCTCGCGGGACAGCATCTCT GTGTTCCACTACACCGGGGGTGTGGCCTACGTGGATAACAAAGGCCCCTTCAGGGACCGCCTGGAATTCGTGGGCGACCCCAGCCGCCGCGACGGCTCCATCCTGCTAAAGAACTTGGACTTCGCCGACAATGGAACCTTCACGTGCGACGCCAAGAACCCTCCCGACATCGTGGGCCGACCTTCCAGCGTGCGCCTGCTGGTGTTCGAAAAGG TGCCCATCCAGGCGGGCGTGATCACGGGCTCCATCATCGGGGCGGTGCTGGGCCTGCTGGTGCTCATCGTGGTCATCTACTACCTGATGCGCTTCCTGGTGGCGCGCCGCGTCTTCAGCCTCAACGTCAG CAAACATGGCAAGAAAAAGAAGGAGGGATCACAGCAGAGACAG